Within Butyrivibrio fibrisolvens, the genomic segment CCATAGGAACTTATGACACTGATCTTTTTATTAAACAATATATTACATATTGTACTTAGCACCGATAAGTGGTGCTACTGCTGATGAGCCAAGACGAGATGCGCCTGCATCTATCATAGCCTTAGCATCCTCGATAGTTCTGATTCCGCCTGCTGCCTTGATCTTAACATCAGGTCCGATGTTCTGTGCAAAGAGCTTAACATCCTCTACTGTTGCGCCGGCTGTACCAAAGCCTGTAGAAGTCTTGATGAAATCAGCCTTAACCTCTGTTACGATCTGGCAGAGTTTCTTCTTCTCTTCGTCTGTGAGATAGCATGTCTCGATGATAACCTTAAGGCAGTGACCTTCTGTAGCCTTACGGATCTCCATGAGTTCCTTCTTGACTTCATCAAAACGGCCATCCTTAACATCACCGATATTAACAACTGTATCTATCTCTGTTGCACCAGCCTCGATAGAATCAAGTGCCTCAACAACCTTAGAATGTGTTGTATTGTATCCAAGAGGGAAGCCTATAACAGTACATACTGTAAGCTTATCTCCATACTTCTCATGGACTCTCTTAATAAATGACTGTGGAATACATACAGAAGCTGTTCCGTATTTTACAGCTTCATCGCAAAGTGCTACGATATCATCCCAGGTTGCAAAAGCCTTTAAAAGAGTGTGATCAATGTATCCAAGTATCTCCTTATCTTCCATGTTCAATACCTCCAAAAATAAATAAGTAAGATAAAATCTTTCACAAAAAAATTATCTCCATTAACCATAAGATTATATCACATAGGCTAAATAATAGCATCACTTTGCTATTTTATATCGAAACAAGTTTTTGGATATTTTTTCTAAAAAGTTCCTAAACTTGCATAAAAATACGTATTTTTGTGGTAAAATATAAGTGTTCTATTTTATATGAATTGCTTTTTCTTGTTATGCAATTCATTTTTTACAGATGTATGACTTCTTGAACGTAAATTACAGAAACACGCATTTACTGCGTGTTTCGTGATTCAATGAATCTGTTGGCAATAGAGCCTTCACCGAAGGTGAACTCAACCTGCTCTATTGCTGCATTTTTGAATCTTTGATTCAAAAATGTGTGCGATTTTAGAATTGAATACAACCACATCTGCATCAATTATTTTCAAATTTTTCCATCAACTGATGCATAGCTCAGAAGATAATTTTGATCTATACATCATCATATTCGAGAGAATATTCAAAAGGCAAGGAGGACGGCTTATTGACTGAAGAAAGAAACGTATATTCAATTGTAACCCCACAGATCGAACAACTGGCACAACTATGCCATAAATCCGACATTATCGATTCCGAGCTTTATACTCGTTTTGATGTAAAAAGAGGTCTTCGTGATCTTAACGGTAAAGGTGTACTTACAGGTCTCACCCACATCTCCAAGATCACCGCTACCAAAGAGGTCAACGGTCAGACACTTCCTGAAGACGGTGAGCTGTATTATCGCGGAATAAATGTTAAAGAGCTCATCAAAGGCAGCACTACAGAAAACCGCTTTGCATTTGAAGAAGTTGCATATCTTCTTTTGTTCGGACAATTGCCCAACAAAAAGGAACTTGAAGAATTCAAGGAAGCGCTCTTTTTCTACAGAAGTCTTCCTACCGGTTTCGTGCGCGATATTATCATGAAAGCTCCCAGTAAAGACATGATGAACACACTCTCAAGATCTGTCCTTACTCTGTATTCGTATGATGATAATCCGGATGACACCTCTCTTCCGAATGTACTAAGACAATGCATGTCTCTTATAGCTCTTTTTCCTGAGCTTGCAATATACGGATATCAGGCTTACAACCATTATCATGAAGGCAATTCTCTGTTCATACATCCGCCAAGGACTGATCTGTCTACAGCAGAGAATATCCTGTATCTGCTGCGCCCTGACAGTCAGTACACAGAGCTTGAAGCAAAGATTCTGGATATCTGCCTCATACTTCACATGGAGCACGGCGGAGGTAACAACTCAAGTTTTACTACGCACCTACTCTCATCTTCACTTACAGATACCTATTCCGTCATGGCTGCTGCCATCGGTTCTTTAAAAGGTCCCAGACACGGCGGTGCCAACATCAAGGTAGTTAGGATGTTTGAAGATATGGAAAACAGTCTTAGTGACTGGACAGATGATGATCAGGTACGAGAATATCTCGAGAAACTCCTTGCCGGTGAAGCCTTTGACAAAGCAGGTCTTATCTATGGTGTAGGCCATGCTGTCTATTCAAAGTCTGATCCAAGAGCTCAGATATTCAAGGGATTCGTAGAACAGATGGCCCATGAAAAGGGATTCGATAAAGAGTATGCACTTTACGACAAGGTTGCAACTCTTGCTCCTAAGATCATTGCTGAAAAGAGAAAGATGTATAAGGGTGTCAGCGTCAATGTCGATTTCTATTCAGGATTTGTATATAAGATGCTGGGTCTGCCTCTTGAACTGTACACTCCTATCTTTGCAATGGCTCGTATCGTCGGCTGGAGCGCACACCGTATGGAAGAGCTCGCCAATAACGGCAAGATCATCCGTCCCGCATATAAGGCAATCGGTCCTGATATGCCATATATACCTATAAATAAGCGCGTATAAAAATATACAGCTTTACACAGCCGCGCGGTGAACTCTACATTTTTTATGAGCTATCACGCTAGTGTGCTGGCTCATTCATATTTGATCAAATATGAACGAGTCAGTACACTAGATATGAAACTTAAGACAAATAAAAAAGCCGTTCTTTTATATTCAAATAAGAGACCGGCTTTTTTAATTATGCAAATATCAAAAGATTATTGAATTTATGGATTATTGCCCAATAAAACTTATGTTTTGGGCCTTATACAGTTATCACATATTAAGGAAGTTCTTTACTGCCTTTTCCATATCAGGAACTTCTACAACTGTATTGTGACGAACAGGTGCGTTTCTGATAGAAGATACTGCTTCAGGAATCTCAAGTCCTGCTTTTGCTGCAAGCTGATCAGCAAGTTTGAAATCGTCATCATCTTCTGCCTTATCGATAGCTCCAAGGACAGCTCTTGTAAACTTGAAAGGACTTGCAGTAGAAGCTATAACTGTGACTGTGTTATCATTTGTTTCTTTTTTATACTGATCATATACATGGCTTGCAACTGCTGTATGTGTATCGATCACATAGCCTGTAGCATTATAAAGGCTTGATATAGCATCTTTGGTCTCATCCTCTGTAGCAAATCCGCCGTAAAAATCTGAGAGCTTTGCTTTCATTTCGTCTGTGATCTCATACTTGCCTGTAGTAGCAAGATTGTTCATATATGCTGCATCAGCGCCTGAGTCATTACCTGCGATATGGTAGATAAGTCTCTCAAGGTTTGAAGAGATGAGGATATCCATTGAAGGTGAGCTTGTAAGTACGAAGTCTCTGTTTCTATCATAGCTTCCTGTCTGGAAGAAATCATACAATACCTTGTTAGAGTTACTAGCGCAGATAAGCTTGGCAATCGGAAGTCCCATCTTCTTAGCATAATATGCAGCAAGGATATTACCAAAGTTGCCAGTAGGAACTACTACATTGATAGGATCGCCGTCTTTGATACTGCCATCTTTAAGAAGTCTTGTATATGCATATACATAGTATACGATCTGAGGAACAA encodes:
- the deoC gene encoding deoxyribose-phosphate aldolase, which codes for MEDKEILGYIDHTLLKAFATWDDIVALCDEAVKYGTASVCIPQSFIKRVHEKYGDKLTVCTVIGFPLGYNTTHSKVVEALDSIEAGATEIDTVVNIGDVKDGRFDEVKKELMEIRKATEGHCLKVIIETCYLTDEEKKKLCQIVTEVKADFIKTSTGFGTAGATVEDVKLFAQNIGPDVKIKAAGGIRTIEDAKAMIDAGASRLGSSAVAPLIGAKYNM
- a CDS encoding citrate/2-methylcitrate synthase — encoded protein: MTEERNVYSIVTPQIEQLAQLCHKSDIIDSELYTRFDVKRGLRDLNGKGVLTGLTHISKITATKEVNGQTLPEDGELYYRGINVKELIKGSTTENRFAFEEVAYLLLFGQLPNKKELEEFKEALFFYRSLPTGFVRDIIMKAPSKDMMNTLSRSVLTLYSYDDNPDDTSLPNVLRQCMSLIALFPELAIYGYQAYNHYHEGNSLFIHPPRTDLSTAENILYLLRPDSQYTELEAKILDICLILHMEHGGGNNSSFTTHLLSSSLTDTYSVMAAAIGSLKGPRHGGANIKVVRMFEDMENSLSDWTDDDQVREYLEKLLAGEAFDKAGLIYGVGHAVYSKSDPRAQIFKGFVEQMAHEKGFDKEYALYDKVATLAPKIIAEKRKMYKGVSVNVDFYSGFVYKMLGLPLELYTPIFAMARIVGWSAHRMEELANNGKIIRPAYKAIGPDMPYIPINKRV
- the thrC gene encoding threonine synthase encodes the protein MADVIYSSTRGADLKVKASEAVLRGLAPDGGLFVPDHIPHLDKTLKEISQMNYQQTAYEVMKLMLTDYTEEELKYCIEHAYDSKFDTKEIAPLTQAGGAYYLELYHGRTIAFKDMALSILPYLMTTAAKKNNVKNEIVILTATSGDTGKAALAGFADVPGTRIIVFYPKHGVSPIQEKQMVTQEGANTCVVGIEGNFDDAQTGVKKLFTDNELAAKMDEAGYQFSSANSINIGRLVPQIVYYVYAYTRLLKDGSIKDGDPINVVVPTGNFGNILAAYYAKKMGLPIAKLICASNSNKVLYDFFQTGSYDRNRDFVLTSSPSMDILISSNLERLIYHIAGNDSGADAAYMNNLATTGKYEITDEMKAKLSDFYGGFATEDETKDAISSLYNATGYVIDTHTAVASHVYDQYKKETNDNTVTVIASTASPFKFTRAVLGAIDKAEDDDDFKLADQLAAKAGLEIPEAVSSIRNAPVRHNTVVEVPDMEKAVKNFLNM